GTGGGTTTTATGAGAACACtcccatttttttattcatttctatgatattaaattaaataattattaggttaaattaataaatatatcttttaattttatacaaaatttaggtATTCTTGTCCATTTAGCctaattattaaacaaatcTAGTCAGCAAAACTCTTCTTTCCAGCTCAAATTTACTCTATAttgtttatgaaaataattacgAAATAAATTAGGTCAAATAtctttaacaaaataaaatcgtAATAAATATCGATTGGACCATTTTCAGAGTCAAATTtcactaaatgaaaaattaattaataaaatttgaaggaaaggTAAACGCTCGCCTACTTCTTAATTTGGAGGGGACCTCACAAACTTagtatcaattaattaatattaaattatgattCACTCTCGtaccatcatttttttttcactaatatttaaaattcatatttttcacaGAAATACGAGCGTTCAAGTAGCCAATGAATTAATTAGTTCTCAGAGACATTATATTTGACCATTATCCAACTCATTTCCACCTACCATAACATATCAATCACAAACAATACGTCtcgtttatataatttatttattttcgtccaaaaacaaatttatatcaataaaaGTATTGTTATTGATTGAAAGCAAACGAAGTTTGTGAAttcttccaaaataataaaacaaaataaaatattaagatatgatGGTGGCTCGTGTCATCCaccaataaattaataaactaaCCAATAAGCTAAATCATGTTTCCTTAACTTAGCCCATAgtttagaatattttaaaaaaataaaactcaaattccAGTAGTTTAGGCGATGATTagtcaataatttaataattaagtgACTAATTCCATTCAACCTTATGATGTATTCCCTctatattttcaactttttttttataaaattaaaaaaataaaaataaaaatcccaTTTTTCATACAAGTTCGTTCTTCATTGCTTTCCACGCGCCtctttgaccttttttttaaaaaaaaaaaaaaaaaaattatgattatcTGTCTCTTTGTTGTTAGCCGACTTGTCGTTTGGGATAAGCAACACCATGTCGAATGCCGATGGGTTTCGTGTAAGAATTGGCGTacacaaataaaaacaaaaccacaTATTCTTGATAGCAGCCATACCCTAATTTAATTGTATACAGCTTCCGAATCTTTAtcctttttcaaattaatgatTCTAATACACATTCCAATTCTCTCCAGGTAAGAGGTTAGAGGTTCGAGTCCCACTAATTGAACTAATAAAAGCTTTAAACAACAATTACTCGGAATATCTTGACATTCAATCTATATGGAAACTGTGGCTTTGAACAAACAgtattcacaatttttttcctGAACTAATTGGATCTATTGCTTTGATGGGTTTGATTTTGGgagcttttttgtttttttgttttgttttgttgtttgttgtttgttgtttgttcttgtttcagCGGCTCAAGCCATTCCAATCGTAAGCAGGATTGAGGAAGAAGGCTTGGTTAAAATCTGTGGTAGCAGAGGAGTAGTCGAATGGCGTTGCTCCTTGCTCTACTTTGCCGACGTTTGTATGGGCTGCAGTGCTTTGAAACCCAAGAGTTGGGTTAGCACTTGAATTATCATTGAACAGCTGAGAAATGGGGCCCAAATAATCCAAATCCAAGAGATGGGTTATCGAAAAAGTCCTTGGAAACTTCATCATTTGTTGTCCATTGCCTTCTCCTACCTCGTTTTGTGCTGCtaattcctctgttttttcctCTGATAACCCCTTGTTTGAATGCCTCTTCTTGTAGATTCTACATAGAACCCAATCATCCAGCTGAAACACCCACAAAACAAACACCACCCCATTAATGTTAGTGTCtgattttcaacaaatttccaAAAGAGATTCTTGAAACACTTACCCTCATGGACCCTGATTGTTTGACTGATCGCTTGTTTGATTCAATCAAACGATACTCATGCATGATCCAATCCGTCTTCACGCCTTTTGGCGGCTTCCCTTTGTAAAAAACCAAAGCTTTCTTCACTCCGACATACTTCGATGCGCTGTATATCGCCTTGTCCGTTCCAGTCGCCTTCCAGTACCCGGATACCGCGGCACGATTGGGGCGAACCCCGTTCGGGTACTTTCGGTCTCTTGGGCTGAAGAAGTACCACTCATTTTCACCTGAATCAGCCTTCTCTGCAAGAGTTGATTTAAAAGATGAGTAGATGAgcaaaataacataaaaatataaggGAAGGGTGTGGAAAGTAACCAGGCAAATCCCAAGGATCGAACTTGTAGATATCAACTTCGGGGATTATGGAGACAGGACATGGCTTGGAAGTGGCTTGGTTTTTGAGGTAAAACATGATCAATTCCTCGTCAGTTGGGTGAAATCTGAAGCCAGGGGGGAGGTCGCTGCAGCCTTTCTCCTTcatttgtggagtgattttgGGATTCAAACAGCCAATGAAACAGtaaacagagaagaagaagaagaagaagaagaagaagaagaagaaggggaggAATGAATTAGGATAAGGCAAGCAGAGGAAGAAATGGAGGTTTTAGAAAtgttggaaaggagatgaaTGAGGGTTTTATGTTTGGTGGGTTTGGTCGTTTTGTGGGAGTGGCAGCTTCTGATTGGTCTGTTGTTTGACTTCATCTTCCTTTGTTGGCGGCTTTCCTAGAAGGAAGCTCATTCTCTCACCCCAACCAACAAGCTTTCAAGTTCCCATTcccataattctttttttttttttttaattttttaattttcttttttactttatggATATCATAATCTTATCcgaatattaataaaagatgCCATTTTTAAACCATCTGGTGGTCTTATCTTTCACACTTGTTCTATCTTCTTCTCCCATTGATTATTTGACATTTGGGACTTTCTTCATTCCTCCACacccttcttttcttttctctcccaATCCATCGTTTTTAGACTTCAAATTTCACCATCTtcctataaaaaaatgttagtcTTGTttaggattgttgggaggagtCCCGTATCgaggatgatcatgggtttatgtgagatcccatgttcgagaggagaacgaaacattctttacaagagtgtggaaacctcattctagtagacgtgttttaaaattgtgaggccgacaacgatacataacaagccaaaatagacaatatttgctagagaTGGGCTTAgactcttacaaatggtatagagttagacacaaggtggtgtgctagcgaggatgctgaccCACAAaagaggtagattgtgagatctcacattggttggagagagaataaaacacgttttaaaaccatgaggctgatggtaATACGTGACGAGAGTTTATCCTTAAaattgacaatatcataccattatggagattCGTGATTACAAGTCTCACTTTATTAAGAGACGAGCATGATCTCATAGCAATTCCTTCtaacttgagtattttaagatatttagaTCGAAGCTATGTTTTTATTAGTAAAAGATGTTTATAATGgaacaaagaataaaattttacgTCCATAGTTTCGAGCGGTTTTTTGGTCAATTTTTCAGATGAGTATGATTGATGactttttttcgtttttcaaaaaaatgacACTAGCCAATTTGAAGAAGTTATGGTACCTCTTTAAGaaaacgacaaaaaaaaaaaaattattggaacaTTATGGGATGTTCTAAtggaatattaaattttatttttatttttattttgaagatgatgatgtcGTCGGGATATTTAAGGAAGTTTCATGAAGGACAAAGGAGAATAGGGCCCACGTaggatagagagagaaagagagagagttgtGATTAGGTGATTCGTTTTTCGGCTGATTAGGGATGGGTGAAGAAATAGACGATTAGAAGGTGCCACGTGTAGCAGGAGTTGGCCTCGTGTCCCTTAACCTTGGAGATTAGAGATTAGGATAAGCACTAAAATGAAGCGAATTAGGCGGAGAAGATTGATTGCTTCTGGTTGTTATCCAACCAAGTCAGCCATCCACGTCgacaaattttatattcttaatatttaattttctgcGCAACACGACACCACACATGGACGCGTGGCATTGGGATCAGTGAGGATTCCATATTGTTTATCTGACGTGGAATTCTTTTTTCTACCAATTACGATGGGAGAATAATTAAAGGCGCTTTACTAAATAGTTGGTCttatgtaatttaatttttctggaaaagaaaaatcaatttatttgattttaaaattattaattcataAGGTTTACATgggtataaatttttttaatttttttaaaatcaaattgaaaaataatacttttaaaattagaaagtcagttttattattttatttaagaaaagtatTTTGGGTATAGAgagttaattaaaatatggaaaatgGTGACGATAAATGCGATGAGATAAAGTTTACGTGTGGCTGCTGTAGATTGTGGATAAActgttaaataaattttatttataaagaatacaaCGTGACAAAATTAGAAATGACATTAAGATTGTGACAACATATTATAATCCAATAATTTGGTGGATGACATTACTTGTTTTGTTGGATtcaataatcattttattttaacagaATTGCACTTCTCATTTGCAATTTGagctaattcatttattataacGGTCCAAAT
This genomic window from Cucurbita pepo subsp. pepo cultivar mu-cu-16 chromosome LG01, ASM280686v2, whole genome shotgun sequence contains:
- the LOC111786302 gene encoding NAC transcription factor 29-like codes for the protein MKEKGCSDLPPGFRFHPTDEELIMFYLKNQATSKPCPVSIIPEVDIYKFDPWDLPEKADSGENEWYFFSPRDRKYPNGVRPNRAAVSGYWKATGTDKAIYSASKYVGVKKALVFYKGKPPKGVKTDWIMHEYRLIESNKRSVKQSGSMRLDDWVLCRIYKKRHSNKGLSEEKTEELAAQNEVGEGNGQQMMKFPRTFSITHLLDLDYLGPISQLFNDNSSANPTLGFQSTAAHTNVGKVEQGATPFDYSSATTDFNQAFFLNPAYDWNGLSR